NNNNNNNNNNNNNNNNNNNNNNNNNNNNNNNNNNNNNNNNNNNNNNNNNNNNNNNNNNNNNNNNNNNNNNNNNNNNNNNNNNNNNNNNNNNNNNNNNNNNNNNNNNNNNNNNNNNNNNNNNNNNNNNNNNNNNNNNNNNNNNNNNNNNNNNNNNNNNNNNNNNNNNNNNNNNNNNNNNNNNNNNNNNNNNNNNNNNNNNNNNNNNNNNNNNNNNNNNNNNNNNNNNNNNNNNNNNNNNNNNNNNNNNNNNNNNNNNNNNNNNNNNNNNNNNNNNNNNNNNNNNNNNNNNNNNNNNNNNNNNNNNNNNNNNNNNNNNNNNNNNNNNNNNNNNNNNNNNNNNNNNNNNNNNNNNNNNNNNNNNNNNNNNNNNNNNNNNNNNNNNNNNNNNNNNNNNNNNNNNNNNNNNNNNNNNNNNNNNNNNNNNNNNNNNNNNNNNNNNNNNNNNNNNNNNNNNNNNNNNNNNNNNNNNNNNNNNNNNNNNNNNNNNNNNNNNNNNNNNNNNNNNNNNNNNNNNNNNNNNNNNNNNNNNNNNNNNNNNNNNNNNNNNNNNNNNNNNNNNNNNNNNNNNNNNNNNNNNNNNNNNNNNNNNNNNNNNNNNNNNNNNNNNNNNNNNNNNNNNNNNNNNNNNNNNNNNNNNNNNNNNNNNNNNNNNNNNNNNNNNNNNNNNNNNNNNNNNNNNNNNNNNNNNNNNNNNNNNNNNNNNNNNNNNNNNNNNNNNNNNNNNNNNNNNNNNNNNNNNNNNNNNNNNNNNNNNNNNNNNNNNNNNNNNNNNNNNNNNNNNNNNNNNNNNNNNNNNNNNNNNNNNNNNNNNNNNNNNNNNNNNNNNNNNNNNNNNNNNNNNNNNNNNNNNNNNNNNNNNNNNNNNNNNNNNNNNNNNNNNNNNNNNNNNNNNNNNNNNNNNNNNNNNNNNNNNNNNNNNNNNNNNNNNNNNNNNNNNNNNNNNNNNNNNNNNNNNNNNNNNNNNNNNNNNNNNNNNNNNNNNNNNNNNNNNNNNNNNNNNNNNNNNNNNNNNNNNNNNNNNNNNNNNNNNNNNNNNNNNNNNNNNNNNNNNNNNNNNNNNNNNNNNNNNNNNNNNNNNNNNNNNNNNNNNNNNNNNNNNNNNNNNNNNNNNNNNNNNNNNNNNNNNNNNNNNNNNNNNNNNNNNNNNNNNNNNNNNNNNNNNNNNNNNNNNNNNNNNNNNNNNNNNNNNNNNNNNNNNNNNNNNNNNNNNNNNNNNNNNNNNNNNNNNNNNNNNNNNNNNNNNNNNNNNNNNNNNNNNNNNNNNNNNNNNNNNNNNNNNNNNNNNNNNNNNNNNNNNNNNNNNNNNNNNNNNNNNNNNNNNNNNNNNNNNNNNNNNNNNNNNNNNNNNNNNNNNNNNNNNNNNNNNNNNNNNNNNNNNNNNNNNNNNNNNNNNNNNNNNNNNNNNNNNNNNNNNNNNNNNNNNNNNNNNNNNNNNNNNNNNNNNNNNNNNNNNNNNNNNNNNNNNNNNNNNNNNNNNNNNNNNNNNNNNNNNNNNNNNNNNNNNNNNNNNNNNNNNNNNNNNNNNNNNNNNNNNNNNNNNNNNNNNNNNNNNNNNNNNNNNNNNNNNNNNNNNNNNNNNNNNNNNNNNNNNNNNNNNNNNNNNNNNNNNNNNNNNNNNNNNNNNNNNNNNNNNNNNNNNNNNNNNNNNNNNNNNNNNNNNNNNNNNNNNNNNNNNNNNNNNNNNNNNNNNNNNNNNNNNNNNNNNNNNNNNNNNNNNNNNNNNNNNNNNNNNNNNNNNNNNNNNNNNNNNNNNNNNNNNNNNNNNNNNNNNNNNNNNNNNNNNNNNNNNNNNNNNNNNNNNNNNNNNNNNNNNNNNNNNNNNNNNNNNNNNNNNNNNNNNNNNNNNNNNNNNNNNNNNNNNNNNNNNNNNNNNNNNNNNNNNNNNNNNNNNNNNNNNNNNNNNNNNNNNNNNNNNNNNNNNNNNNNNNNNNNNNNNNNNNNNNNNNNNNNNNNNNNNNNNNNNNNNNNNNNNNNNNNNNNNNNNNNNNNNNNNNNNNNNNNNNNNNNNNNNNNNNNNNNNNNNNNNNNNNNNNNNNNNNNNNNNNNNNNNNNNNNNNNNNNNNNNNNNNNNNNNNNNNNNNNNNNNNNNNNNNNNNNNNNNNNNNNNNNNNNNNNNNNNNNNNNNNNNNNNNNNNNNNNNNNNNNNNNNNNNNNNNNNNNNNNNNNNNNNNNNNNNNNNNNNNNNNNNNNNNNNNNNNNNNNNNNNNNNNNNNNNNNNNNNNNNNNNNNNNNNNNNNNNNNNNNNNNNNNNNNNNNNNNNNNNNNNNNNNNNNNNNNNNNNNNNNNNNNNNNNNNNNNNNNNNNNNNNNNNNNNNNNNNNNNNNNNNNNNNNNNNNNNNNNNNNNNNNNNNNNNNNNNNNNNNNNNNNNNNNNNNNNNNNNNNNNNNNNNNNNNNNNNNNNNNNNNNNNNNNNNNNNNNNNNNNNNNNNNNNNNNNNNNNNNNNNNNNNNNNNNNNNNNNNNNNNNNNNNNNNNNNNNNNNNNNNNNNNNNNNNNNNNNNNNNNNNNNNNNNNNNNNNNNNNNNNNNNNNNNNNNNNNNNNNNNNNNNNNNNNNNNNNNNNNNNNNNNNNNNNNNNNNNNNNNNNNNNNNNNNNNNNNNNNNNNNNNNNNNNNNNNNNNNNNNNNNNNNNNNNNNNNNNNNNNNNNNNNNNNNNNNNNNNNNNNNNNNNNNNNNNNNNNNNNNNNNNNNNNNNNNNNNNNNNNNNNNNNNNNNNNNNNNNNNNNNNNNNNNNNNNNNNNNNNNNNNNNNNNNNNNNNNNNNNNNNNNNNNNNNNNNNNNNNNNNNNNNNNNNNNNNNNNNNNNNNNNNNNNNNNNNNNNNNNNNNNNNNNNNNNNNNNNNNNNNNNNNNNNNNNNNNNNNNNNNNNNNNNNNNNNNNNNNNNNNNNNNNNNNNNNNNNNNNNNNNNNNNNNNNNNNNNNNNNNNNNNNNNNNNNNNNNNNNNNNNNNNNNNNNNNNNNNNNNNNNNNNNNNNNNNNNNNNNNNNNNNNNNNNNNNNNNNNNNNNNNNNNNNNNNNNNNNNNNNNNNNNNNNNNNNNNNNNNNNNNNNNNNNNNNNNNNNNNNNNNNNNNNNNNNNNNNNNNNNNNNNNNNNNNNNNNNNNNNNNNNNNNNNNNNNNNNNNNNNNNNNNNNNNNNNNNNNNNNNNNNNNNNNNNNNNNNNNNNNNNNNNNNNNNNNNNNNNNNNNNNNNNNNNNNNNNNNNNNNNNNNNNNNNNNNNNNNNNNNNNNNNNNNNNNNNNNNNNNNNNNNNNNNNNNNNNNNNNNNNNNNNNNNNNNNNNNNNNNNNNNNNNNNNNNNNNNNNNNNNNNNNNNNNNNNNNNNNNNNNNNNNNNNNNNNNNNNNNNNNNNNNNNNNNNNNNNNNNNNNNNNNNNNNNNNNNNNNNNNNNNNNNNNNNNNNNNNNNNNNNNNNNNNNNNNNNNNNNNNNNNNNNNNNNNNNNNNNNNNNNNNNNNNNNNNNNNNNNNNNNNNNNNNNNNNNNNNNNNNNNNNNNNNNNNNNNNNNNNNNNNNNNNNNNNNNNNNNNNNNNNNNNNNNNNNNNNNNNNNNNNNNNNNNNNNNNNNNNNNNNNNNNNNNNNNNNNNNNNNNNNNNNNNNNNNNNNNNNNNNNNNNNNNNNNNNNNNNNNNNNNNNNNNNNNNNNNNNNNNNNNNNNNNNNNNNNNNNNNNNNNNNNNNNNNNNNNNNNNNNNNNNNNNNNNNNNNNNNNNNNNNNNNNNNNNNNNNNNNNNNNNNNNNNNNNNNNNNNNNNNNNNNNNNNNNNNNNNNNNNNGGAGGAGGAGTATTACAAAGGCGTGGTTTTGCTTGTGAAGAAGCCCCATGTTGAGAAAGAGAGTTTAGGGTTGGTTTTGTGAACAGGTAATGAATTAGTACATCAAACTGTTaagtgtcttcttctttttatagaCACAAGTTTCTAAGATATTTATTTCTCTATTATAGTAATGTTCTCATTACccaaagaataataatattaatgttCACATTACCATCATCCGTGACCGTGTTGATATGAACGTGCCAAATTGCGAGTAAGATGATTGATCAAGTTGGACTATAATATGAAGCACAATAATATTTACAGGTCACTTGGTCATAAGAAGTAGAGAGAGTCCTTTCTTTTTTCAAGAGAAAACAGGTTTTCGTTAACTTGGTTATGAACCTATGTTCAtaaccaaatttgtttttggagATTTCTTGGTTTTATATCCAAATTTGTTTCTCTATTTACGAATCCTATTTTACTAATGAAAGTAGGTTATTAGCATTTTTTATGATGGTATTATACGTAAGTATTGATTTGTATGAGACAACAAAGGACATTGCCACAGCCTTGTTTACCATTTCGGCTAATGGTAGGTACTTATCCTATGATTTtctgaccccaaaaaaaaaaaaaggattgagACTGCTGCTGTATTACTAATATGGGTAGTGGCAAAGACAAGTAATGAAGGAATTTGTCATTATTATTTGACTGAAGAGATACCtctcaatttctcaaaaacaacaatggCAAGTGGCGTGACGAGACAACGAACGATGGAATTTGTCATTGTCATTTGACTGAATAGACACCTCGATTTTCTGAAAaccacaaagaaagaaagagatccTTCCTCTTTTCTTGCTCCTTTGATTAATTGGGTCCATTTGTTTCATGAGGAATTTAGGCAAATGTTTTggaatatatagtatttttgtCTATACCTATATATTGTAGCCTAGATATAGTCCATACTCCATATAAGCAAACAAGGAATTGGATAAAAGAGAATGATTTGTAAATAGGTCCAAAGCTAGCTAGTTGTATATGTTTAATGTATAAATCAATGTCAAAATAATGGCAGTGGTCAGTGTTTGTATTGCCCCTTGATTACAGATGTGTGCTATGCAGAAACGAATACTTTATAGTGTTTGTTAAGACTTCTTACAAAGTTTTTCATATATCTATTCAggtcaaagtttttttttatacaaaaggTAGCTTTCTATTAACCACCGGGATTAAACGTTTTTCACAAGCCTTGCACGTATCTcaaaagtgaaacaaaatttaaacatgGTTGATTTAAGGTAACCTAATTAGCATGATTTTAACGGTCCCAATATTTTCCTGTTTTGtatgtcaaaactcaaaaacattcAAAAGATCATCGGATACATATGAAAAGCATAAACTATTTATTGTCAatgagttaaaacttaaaacctaTGAATATACATGTGATTGACTTACGCGACTATGGGAATtagcaatatatatacatgcaaaGTTATGCTGTGGGATTGTAAAATGGTGGTAGTCGTagtttaaaatcttttgtatATGCATGGGATTTTCGCAGCTTTAGAATTGAGATGAAGATGGATAATTCTGTCGACGCTCCAAATCTAGTGCCATGAAGATTTAATTATAGAAAGGTAAATAGAAATTATTCAACTTTTTCAGAAAAGTTAAAAGTCGATCCACGTAAAAATTTGGTAGACTTGCGGGGAGGTTGATTTTGATTGCCATTAGCAAATATGCAAAACCTCTGTTATATGTTTTACCTTTCTATAATTAAATCCTGATGGCTTTACTGTTATAGATTTTGATGGCTTTTGAAGCCTGAAGAGATCTTAAGGcatttgttatatgttttacttttacctAATTTAACAGAAAACAGTTGTATgttttcattaatatatatgtcaataCATGAAAATTGACAGATGTTAGTTTAACCATACATGATTCAATTACTGAAAACCATAATACGCACTTTAATAAGTAGATAGTATGTAGTAGTTTCTTGAAACCTATAAGAATATCATTTTGAATGATAGCATTCCTTCACTTTCTTTAAATCTAAATGCAGGTTTATTTAAAAGATCTGATTAGCTAGGAACTTAGGCATACAAATCAGTAAACGAGAATCTACAAAACTAGTTTAAACAAGAATCTATATCGCTGCAGTCTATGTCGCCGCCGGATTGATGCAACCGATCAATCTTgtattatataaactaaatcTTGGTTTACGTTTTAGACTCTTTCTTCCTCACATCTTTTAAGATCCTCAGCTTTCCACAAGAAGCGATTGTGTAAGTCCGTGATTGATGACTATctatgaaattgttttttatatttatctccTTATGGCATGGATTGTCCTTTCAGGACATAGTGTGAGTCGATAATAGATATATAAAGGATTAATATAGTTAACAAGTATATCTACGATATAAACTAGTTCTGTGTCTacactatttttattattattttaaattaattggCAATACAAAATCTACTAATTAGTACCTAGCGAGAGAATTGTATGGAGACGCGTCCAAAATTGCCGGTGAGACTTGTCGTCTAGCAAAAATAATGTAACCCGTGAATCTGATCATCTAAATTaagaaattgttttgttattgttgttttttaaacGAGCACTGGATAATGTCACGTAAGAATGAATCGTACAAGCGTTGTAAgatttatatgtataaaatatgaatcACTATTCACATGCATGGATCTCTGCATGTGACCAcaccattattaatttatactgaAACCTTGGGCCAAcgtattaagttttattaatcaTGTAAGAAATCCCCAAATTGTCGGGATTATCTTCATTACCGAATCAATGTCAACTCTCCAATACTCTTCGAGACAGAACATGCGAATCATGACTAGCGAGTatccattttgtttgatgtatagAATTTAAACTATATCTATCTGTTTAGGATCAAATTTTGTTGAACACATACTTTTGCGAGTGAGTACAGACATGTACAATCACCACCTTACTAGAATAAGTAACAGTTCATATATCGTGTTATATTTTTGTGAGATCGAAGAAAATTGGATAGTTATCAATGTGTGTTGTGCGGATTATCTATTAAAACGTAATCTAAAGTTTTGAGAATTTAAGATATACacttaaacaatatttttttgagaatgaGATAACATGAAACGTGACAACGAGGGTCTATTCCCCTccataaaaatgtcaaaatttgaatgaattaaattgtttttcCCGCTGCAAAATTTGAATTCGAGATGTAACCTACATTCCTCCCTAGATCTTCTATATCTCCAATGGCCCCAAGAGACTCAAACTGGTATGTATGTGGAATGTGTTGTGGATGTGCGAAAAAGTATGCTTTCATGTAATGATCAGTTTGggacatttttaatatatatcaaatcaataTTGATCTTAGGAAATATGAAAACGTgcataaaaggaaaaagaacCAAACAGCTCTAAGTCTAGCTAATCGTCTAGTTTGAGCCCCAAATCAATACTTAATCACTACTCTGATAATTCAACCAATCACTAGCTACTACTGCCTTTGTGACAGGCTGACAGCTATGCGGAGACGCAACGTTGCGACGacccaattttgtttttccctatTGTTTATAACACAACAGGCAATAACAGTTTGTGGGGCTTCAACGAGGTCCTATGTTATATAATAGCACCCTTGAAAGCCCTTAACACTTTTTTTAGATTCTACATTTTCATCACCAGTGTGTAGTGCACTTAGGCAAGAATACAACTGAGAATTTAAAATCAGGTTACGGTTGAAGAATAAATCAAGTACTGGAGTATATCTATAAAAAGCACTTAAGCATTGGGAGAAGGAATCAATAActgaaaatagaataaaagacTACGAGTTCAAACAGAATGAGATGAGAATGTTATCAGAGAGAAGTGGAGGCTTGGTCACGCGATGCTTTAAGGCGATTGGCGTGATCAGCATTGCAGTAGAGAAAGCTCTTTTTACCAGATGATGTGCTAGTTGGCACAATGGAGAATCCCAAGTAATCGTCCTCACATTTCTTTTGGCTGATGTCAGCCATGAACTTGAACATTTCGTTCTTCTGGTTAAACGGTTGGTCTATGTATTCTTGTATCGGCATCCActataaaaacaatataacaGAATTGGAGATAAGAGTTAAGTAGTGTGATAGTAGTAACAACACTTCTTGCTTATCATcaactatatatcaaaatgattatatataccTTAGCATCCAAGATCTCAGAGTTTTGTTTAGTGATTTCATAGGAGCGAGGAGTTAAgacacacaagaaaaacagatcCGATTTCTTTTTCAAGAATGCATTGTGGCTTTGTCTGCAAATAGAAGATGAATCAATCAGAAACTGATGCGCTAAAAGCCTGACCAAATGTGTCCAAAGAAATGACACAAATCATTTACCTGAAAGACAATACTTCAACAAAGTCTGCAATAATCTGAAGTTACAAGAACAGAACACACAGATTTTAGATAGCAAGTAAAAGATGGATGCATATTTTTCTTGCTGAAAGCTAAATACTTACTCCAGTTTCTTCTTCCAGTTCCCTAACTACTCCATCACAGATATCTTCACCCTgagaaattggaaaatttaGTTAAGAGGTAGGAAAGAAAGATCAGAACTAGAAGATATCATCAATCCTCTTTATAGGGACCAATTTTTAACACTTAATGTTTGTATGACCTCAGAATTATGTAATATACCAAGCTAACTAGCTAAGTAGTGTAAACACTTCAGGGTTCTGTTCATGTAAACTGCTTTTCTAATTGATAAAGCGTGATAGACTTGAGTTAAGAGACTCTCAACTCTCAACCAAATGTCCTAACAAACCCTATAAAATACTCCCCTAAAACCCTATTTCTAGGTTTAACTCATCATGTACTGCAACATTAAAAGAACACACAATTAAAAATGTGATTAGAATCACCTCGTTGATAACACCGGTAGGTAGCTTCCACACATTAGTACCTCTGAAACGACCACCTCTTTCCTGGACAACGAGGACCTGCTCATCGAAGTAGTTCATCTCGGTTTTAGATCAAACTCATAAACAAACACCAAGCGTAAAACTAGAGTGTTAGCTACATGTGCAAAAAGATATATACTTGGGCAGTCTTCTTGTTAAAGACCAAAGCACCAACACCTACAACATGAGAAGCATTTGCTGGGATGGTATCAACACTAGGAGAGATCCAAGATACAAGCATCAAGTAATCAGGTTCGGCGTGGTGATATCTAAACCCTTCCTAAAGAAAAATCACCCAACATATATAAGCACTTAATTCtcatataaaattcaaaaacaacatAAGATGCAAATCTCATCATCATATAAAACCCTCTTACAGTAACTGCAGCCTCCACAAGATTGGCTAATTGAATAGGCAGCTTTATCCAAATTCCTTTCTTACCCTACAAATAAGGTTTTAAAAGactattttgcaaaaaaaaaaaaaaaagatttgtgtaTTATAAAGCTTGAATCACAAGTAACCTCGTCTCTCCAATGCGAAAGCGAAGCCCTAAGCCGTTGTGTAAAAACCTCAGCACTCATGGGTTCTTCCATGTTTACCGTAACGCCATCGTAGTTGTCAATCTCTCCATCAAGTAAACTGATCTGCTTAGCTCTACTTTCCATCTGACTGACATCAGTATGAAAAAAACCACTTGACACTCTCTACAGCAGGACTTAAccgaaaaaaaaacattctataactaaaactcaaatctcaaacGTTCAGTTAAAGCAGCTTACCACAAACAACAATGGCGTAAACAGAGCCTAAAGCTCTTTCACAATAGAAGAAAAGATTACAGCTTTATGCAAACCCTTGTCTCAAAATCGAccaagattgaaactttaagtcataaatttgaaaaaaactcTAATTCAAAGTCTCGAATCTAATTGCAAATTCCGGTGATGAAAAGCCAATATCATTACCGGCAAAAATTGAAGAATTAGGTAGCAGATGACGATGACGAGCTATGACTTACTCACACAGAATCAGAGACGTCGTTAATGGCAGATCTCTCCCCGAGGCGGCGACGGCCAACGGAGATGGCGtgaggagaggaagagagagacgTTAAGTCAAGTGAGGGAGATggagaaaggaaagaaagaaaaaaaaggaacctttttgttttgtcagtttgacatttttctcctttttatatagtcatttttttttaattaattgaaaatggCATGATGGTTATTATTATTCTCATTTACAGGTTAATTGTACTTTAATGAAAAGATTTGGATTGTTACTGTTTGAATCTCGTTTATGTTTGAGATTGGATTTGGATTCTAGGTAGtcgtttatgtttctttgtagACATTAAAACGCTTATATGATGTTTAGACGACAATTTTGATCGTTTGAATCtcgttttaatgttttttttttttttttttaattttattttcaactacataaatttgaattttattaatttttctttccatACACATAACAAACgtttatgtgttgtttaataatagttaaatatattttttgtctaatttttgtttgcaatttgtttaatattttttttaataaataatttttatgtttatataatattatatttactaggactcagacccccaCCCACATTGCGgaggaagtattttagaaaaaaaaaaaattaaatttaaaatttaaaattatacattatgaaattgtttgaatgtaatagaatagtttgaatacatcaACTATTACTAAAAACAtaactatcaaaatgaaaacttataacaaaaaagattatgtggaatagacacaactttgcaaaacatattgtttaaagtattataaatatatgatatttttataaaaaaattatgataaagagctacaattaaaaaaattattatgacaaagtgatcttaactgagaatattgaatcaacggttgtaatgagtaaatgtaatttttttatcaaataactataattaaaaaatatatttaaactgtattaacgaaaaattaaaattaaaatacacaactcttaaaaactaaataaaattaattttaaatattaaaatagtttttaacgaaaagttacgataaatagacacaactgtaaattctataataagttattaaatttctatattactataatcatttataaaattttagttatattatagaataacattaaatattatatattaatattcaaattatttagattcaacataaaacgaaaaatttgttttaacaaacaatgatttgttagttattgataaatagacaaatatatagagagttcaaaagatatgaataaaTAGACACACCTCTTAGATCGAAAATTTATGatgaataaatataaataagatatagtgaaaagacacaactctacaatgaaaagatacaaccgtttgaacttaaaattaaaaaaaaacaatttttttacgaCCGTTTGAATTAAAATCGTTTGAATgaaaattttttgaattaaaaacaattttttacgacagatacaaccgtttgaattaaAATCACAATTGTTGTGTCTAtacttgattatacctacaaactcatataaactgcttttaaatagaagacatctttattaccatattcaaaagtcaaatccaaaagctcactatataatccatctaactcttgaaaaaaaactctaggtattttcattaaatttttatatatataattaactaaaagttgtaaattagattcatcattccaaaaatcttttgttaaatcaagaattggaagaatttctttaattttaaaagaatgaatgctagagaataatttagagaacTGTAAAAATCGTTGAGAttgaagttttatattattttgtgtcatggcaaaaaataaaaacagttcaaacagacaaatatatatagatttcagtagatacgaatattcgaatagacaca
The sequence above is a segment of the Camelina sativa cultivar DH55 chromosome 10, Cs, whole genome shotgun sequence genome. Coding sequences within it:
- the LOC104718906 gene encoding nudix hydrolase 7-like is translated as MESRAKQISLLDGEIDNYDGVTVNMEEPMSAEVFTQRLRASLSHWRDEGKKGIWIKLPIQLANLVEAAVTEGFRYHHAEPDYLMLVSWISPSVDTIPANASHVVGVGALVFNKKTAQVLVVQERGGRFRGTNVWKLPTGVINEGEDICDGVVRELEEETGIIADFVEVLSFRQSHNAFLKKKSDLFFLCVLTPRSYEITKQNSEILDAKWMPIQEYIDQPFNQKNEMFKFMADISQKKCEDDYLGFSIVPTSTSSGKKSFLYCNADHANRLKASRDQASTSL